Proteins co-encoded in one uncultured Draconibacterium sp. genomic window:
- a CDS encoding substrate-binding domain-containing protein has translation MASTLASKKSATFATLLPQPPAGEGYWTKPIKGIKKRISELPQYGLQIESFTFNQSNSKSFIEEANKVLAIKPDGVVLAPFFKKEATVFIEELKELEIPFVFIDSNIQDVGQLSYIGQNSYQSGLVSGKLLDLMLPNGNILVIHFAKEMDNQNHLVQREMGIHDWFKQKKDNNHDLFTIEIPDTNSNEWMAMVEQNISEKNIKGILVTNSKVFYVGRLLKKLKIGNIKVIGHDLIKENIKYLKEDLVQFLICQRPEEQGYNSVNKLFRSIVQKREIQEESYTPIDIVTKENVDYYKEFK, from the coding sequence TTGGCAAGTACGCTTGCCTCAAAAAAATCAGCCACCTTTGCCACGCTACTGCCCCAACCTCCGGCAGGAGAAGGCTACTGGACAAAACCTATTAAGGGCATAAAAAAACGTATTTCGGAGTTGCCACAATACGGTTTACAAATTGAGTCGTTTACCTTTAACCAGTCCAATTCAAAAAGTTTTATCGAAGAAGCAAATAAAGTGCTTGCCATAAAACCCGATGGCGTTGTACTAGCTCCCTTTTTCAAAAAAGAGGCTACCGTTTTTATCGAAGAATTAAAAGAACTGGAAATTCCTTTTGTTTTTATCGATTCGAATATTCAGGATGTTGGACAACTCAGTTATATCGGACAGAATTCGTATCAAAGTGGGCTGGTATCAGGAAAATTGCTCGACCTGATGTTACCCAACGGAAACATTCTTGTTATTCATTTTGCAAAAGAAATGGATAATCAAAACCACCTGGTGCAACGAGAAATGGGAATTCACGATTGGTTTAAGCAAAAAAAAGATAACAACCACGACCTGTTCACTATTGAAATACCGGATACCAATTCGAATGAATGGATGGCAATGGTGGAGCAAAATATTTCGGAGAAAAATATTAAAGGAATTCTGGTCACCAATTCGAAAGTGTTTTATGTGGGGCGTTTGCTCAAAAAACTAAAAATCGGAAACATTAAAGTAATCGGGCACGATCTTATAAAAGAAAACATTAAGTACTTGAAAGAAGATCTGGTTCAGTTTCTTATCTGCCAACGCCCCGAAGAACAGGGCTACAACTCGGTAAACAAACTGTTCAGGAGCATTGTACAAAAAAGGGAAATTCAGGAAGAAAGTTATACCCCGATTGACATTGTTACCAAAGAGAACGTTGATTATTACAAAGAATTTAAATAG